From Micromonospora echinospora, one genomic window encodes:
- a CDS encoding glycosyltransferase family 2 protein codes for MPAGDAVAVVVPNYNKARTLRACLESIYAQTHQPTEVIVVDDHSTDDSPTITHDFPCTLITQPTNTGPAAARNTGARHTTAPLLFFVDSDTALHPDAITNALHTLHTTPTPAWSKASTPPTPSTTTDPSSATASPSNTSGDDAASDARGRRRSSPPR; via the coding sequence ATGCCGGCCGGAGACGCGGTGGCAGTGGTCGTGCCGAACTACAACAAGGCCCGCACCCTGCGCGCCTGCCTCGAATCCATCTACGCCCAGACCCACCAACCCACCGAAGTCATCGTCGTCGACGACCACTCCACCGACGACTCCCCCACCATCACCCACGACTTCCCCTGCACCCTCATCACCCAACCCACCAACACCGGACCCGCCGCCGCCCGCAACACCGGAGCCCGACACACCACCGCACCCCTACTCTTCTTCGTCGACTCCGACACCGCCCTGCACCCCGACGCCATCACCAACGCCCTCCACACCCTCCACACCACCCCCACACCGGCATGGTCCAAGGCATCTACGCCCCCCACCCCCTCTACGACGACGGACCCGTCGAGCGCTACCGCGTCGCCTTCGAACACTTCTGGCGACGACGCAGCGTCGGACGCCCGAGGGCGGCGACGCTCTTCGCCGCCGCGCTGA
- a CDS encoding MFS transporter — MPETRVPRQLVLFRLLVVGTSVSAFGSYLNMVALNLFVYQATGSALQTGAFMALRLGAGFLAGLAGGTIAARLPRRPVMVACDLTQAAALVALAVAPTSIRLGLLPVVAVAGGLLGTTSSVLLRSSVPDLVSGPDRVTANGLLVTGRAVAMTLGFAAGGLLVGWLGYRAAFLVDAGTFLFSGLLLAALPLRFPNPRARSAEPAADRPDARRQRRLALAALVAAPAVLVIVVVRAADALGSASHNVGLPIYATQVRPEDPAAFVGNFFAVWAVGLLTAHQLVKRLNRRGPGFDDPRRSELAFIVGTCVMSAAFVVAFMDLPGYWVFAVALVAGAADGFTEISYTTRLQAEPDPQRGHFFGATAMAENGGLGVGMLLAAGLLEVWRPLPVAAVMHGAVVALALAVALAGVLRHRSTATHSGTAPPAPGPAGAVAATTPAEESGR, encoded by the coding sequence ATGCCGGAGACCCGCGTTCCCCGACAACTGGTGCTGTTCCGGCTGCTCGTCGTCGGCACCTCGGTCTCGGCGTTCGGCAGCTACCTGAACATGGTGGCGCTCAACCTCTTCGTCTACCAGGCGACCGGCAGCGCCCTGCAGACCGGCGCCTTCATGGCCCTGCGGCTGGGCGCCGGCTTCCTCGCCGGCCTGGCCGGAGGCACCATCGCGGCCCGACTCCCACGCCGTCCGGTGATGGTGGCCTGCGACCTGACCCAGGCCGCCGCGCTCGTCGCGCTGGCGGTCGCCCCCACCTCGATCCGCCTCGGCCTGCTCCCGGTCGTCGCGGTGGCCGGCGGACTGCTCGGCACCACCTCCTCGGTGCTGCTGCGCAGCAGCGTCCCGGACCTGGTGTCCGGCCCGGACCGGGTGACCGCCAACGGGTTGCTGGTCACCGGTCGGGCCGTCGCGATGACCCTCGGCTTCGCCGCCGGCGGCCTGCTGGTCGGCTGGCTGGGCTACCGGGCGGCATTCCTGGTCGACGCGGGGACCTTCCTCTTCTCCGGCCTCCTGCTGGCCGCGCTGCCGTTGCGGTTCCCGAACCCCCGGGCCCGGTCGGCCGAACCCGCCGCCGACCGTCCGGACGCCCGGCGGCAACGCCGGCTGGCGCTCGCCGCGCTGGTGGCCGCGCCCGCCGTCCTGGTCATCGTGGTGGTCCGCGCCGCCGACGCGCTCGGCTCCGCCTCCCACAACGTCGGCCTGCCGATCTACGCGACCCAGGTGCGTCCCGAGGACCCGGCCGCCTTCGTCGGCAACTTCTTCGCCGTCTGGGCGGTGGGACTGCTCACCGCCCACCAGTTGGTCAAGCGACTGAACCGGCGTGGGCCGGGCTTCGACGACCCGCGCCGCAGCGAGCTGGCCTTCATCGTCGGCACCTGCGTGATGTCGGCGGCGTTCGTCGTGGCCTTCATGGACCTGCCCGGCTACTGGGTCTTCGCGGTGGCCCTGGTGGCCGGGGCCGCCGACGGCTTCACCGAGATCAGCTACACCACCCGGCTCCAGGCCGAACCCGACCCGCAGCGCGGCCACTTCTTCGGGGCCACCGCGATGGCCGAGAATGGAGGGCTGGGCGTGGGCATGCTGCTCGCCGCCGGCCTGCTCGAAGTGTGGCGACCGCTGCCGGTGGCGGCGGTCATGCACGGCGCGGTGGTCGCCCTGGCCCTCGCCGTCGCCCTGGCCGGCGTGCTGCGCCACCGTTCCACCGCCACGCACAGCGGCACCGCGCCCCCGGCACCCGGCCCGGCGGGTGCGGTCGCCGCGACGACCCCGGCCGAGGAGAGTGGACGTTGA
- a CDS encoding glycosyltransferase family 2 protein — protein MDPLVSVVIPCYNRARTVAICVRSVRRQTYPAIEIVVVDDASDDGSAVIAEAAGATVLRLDTNSGPGAARNRGAAHARGEILFFLDADVALEPDSVAAAVAHLLSSPGLGAICGVLRPESLLTRNLVAEYRALQMYHWWLAHEGPMEGLHTALCAMRAEVFREVGPFNPDLRHTEAPEYGHRLRQRYEVRGTAAIAGVHDHDTTLRVLLPKVFLRARASAAEVRPGEALGGATARVLASGLVLAAALALPLPLVAGPAGLAVPLLLLAVATALEAGTHRRVVADRGVRFGLRFALVHLLYQLTSAAGAAVGTGQRLWHRLTWRADPTVGVPR, from the coding sequence GTGGATCCGTTGGTCTCCGTCGTCATTCCCTGCTACAACCGGGCCCGCACGGTCGCGATCTGCGTACGGTCGGTGCGGCGGCAGACGTACCCCGCCATCGAGATCGTCGTGGTCGACGACGCCAGCGACGACGGATCCGCCGTGATCGCCGAGGCGGCCGGGGCCACGGTGCTGCGGCTGGACACCAACAGCGGGCCCGGGGCGGCCCGGAACCGGGGGGCCGCACACGCCCGGGGCGAGATCCTGTTCTTCCTCGACGCCGACGTCGCGCTGGAACCCGACAGCGTCGCCGCCGCCGTCGCGCACCTGCTCTCCTCGCCCGGACTGGGCGCGATCTGCGGGGTGCTGCGACCGGAGTCCCTGCTCACCCGCAACCTGGTCGCGGAGTACCGGGCACTGCAGATGTACCACTGGTGGCTGGCCCACGAGGGCCCGATGGAGGGGCTGCACACCGCCCTGTGCGCGATGCGCGCCGAGGTGTTCCGCGAGGTCGGCCCGTTCAACCCCGACCTGCGGCACACCGAGGCCCCGGAGTACGGGCACCGACTCCGGCAGCGGTACGAGGTGCGCGGCACGGCGGCCATCGCCGGCGTACACGACCACGACACCACGCTGCGGGTGCTGCTGCCGAAGGTGTTCCTCCGCGCGCGGGCCAGCGCCGCCGAGGTGCGACCCGGCGAGGCGCTCGGTGGCGCGACCGCACGGGTGCTGGCCAGCGGCCTCGTCCTGGCCGCCGCGCTCGCCTTGCCGCTGCCGCTGGTCGCCGGGCCGGCGGGGCTCGCGGTGCCGCTGCTCCTGCTCGCCGTGGCCACGGCGCTGGAGGCCGGCACCCACCGGCGGGTCGTCGCCGACCGGGGCGTCCGGTTCGGGCTGCGGTTCGCCCTGGTCCACCTGCTCTACCAGCTCACCTCGGCGGCCGGCGCGGCCGTCGGCACCGGGCAGCGGCTGTGGCACCGGCTCACCTGGCGGGCCGACCCCACGGTGGGAGTACCCCGATGA
- a CDS encoding lysylphosphatidylglycerol synthase domain-containing protein, with amino-acid sequence MTADLDPTPAPAGGAPVASGTSRSWRRLVWRWLGVLFAVVVAVAVTRALAGQDWSVVAVLLARRDGGQVGLLLAGALLAAAVGPLIGMLAWRAVLRELGPPVATVRLLRVYLVGFLAKYVPGKLPGLVAAVKVGAANGVTVPRMLISGTVTTVLVHLTGLTVGLLAGVRVLGDRVAWLALAALPVLLALCWPGLLGRLVGWALRLLRRPGPVPALSGRAVRAAIGWQTLSWLVSGVHLWLLAVAMGADAGSALPLCVGAFGLATVLGVLAVVVPDGLGVREAVLVGALALLLPVPSAVAVAVASRLVTTVGEVVVGGVALGVVEVVLRRSSAVDAAVVREGSGLVEVDRD; translated from the coding sequence ATGACGGCGGACCTCGATCCCACGCCCGCCCCGGCGGGCGGGGCCCCCGTCGCCAGCGGGACGAGCCGGTCGTGGCGACGGCTGGTGTGGCGGTGGCTCGGGGTGCTGTTCGCGGTGGTGGTGGCGGTGGCGGTGACCCGGGCGCTGGCCGGGCAGGACTGGTCGGTCGTCGCGGTCCTGCTCGCCCGGCGCGACGGCGGCCAGGTCGGCCTGCTGCTGGCCGGTGCGCTGCTGGCCGCCGCCGTCGGTCCGCTGATCGGGATGCTGGCCTGGCGGGCGGTCCTGCGGGAGTTGGGCCCGCCGGTGGCGACGGTCCGGCTGCTGCGCGTCTACCTGGTCGGGTTCCTCGCCAAGTACGTGCCGGGCAAGCTCCCCGGCCTGGTCGCCGCGGTGAAGGTGGGGGCCGCCAACGGCGTCACCGTGCCCCGGATGCTCATCTCCGGGACGGTGACCACGGTGCTGGTGCACCTGACCGGGCTGACCGTCGGACTGCTCGCCGGGGTTCGGGTGCTCGGCGACCGGGTGGCCTGGCTGGCCCTCGCCGCGCTGCCGGTGCTGCTGGCGCTCTGCTGGCCGGGGCTGCTCGGCCGGCTGGTCGGGTGGGCGCTGCGGCTGCTGCGTCGGCCCGGCCCGGTGCCGGCCCTCTCCGGCCGGGCGGTCCGCGCGGCGATCGGCTGGCAGACCCTCTCCTGGCTGGTCAGTGGCGTGCACCTGTGGTTGCTGGCGGTGGCGATGGGCGCCGACGCCGGTTCCGCGCTGCCGCTGTGCGTGGGGGCGTTCGGCCTGGCCACGGTGCTCGGTGTGCTGGCCGTCGTGGTGCCGGACGGGTTGGGGGTGCGGGAGGCGGTGCTGGTGGGGGCGTTGGCGCTCCTGCTGCCGGTGCCGTCGGCGGTGGCGGTGGCGGTGGCGAGTCGCCTGGTGACGACGGTGGGTGAGGTGGTGGTCGGTGGGGTGGCGCTGGGCGTGGTGGAGGTCGTTCTTCGAAGGTCGTCCGCAGTGGACGCGGCAGTGGTGAGGGAGGGCAGTGGCCTTGTCGAGGTTGATCGGGATTGA
- a CDS encoding NAD-dependent epimerase/dehydratase family protein yields MVGEDDTVVVTGASGMLGGVVVRRLREQGVGVHAVDLRPPADPTVTATVADVRDRVAMTRACAGAAAVVHCAAALPSYAPDEIHSVIVDGTRTVLTAAHAAGVPRVVHVSTTAVYGLPTQVPTPEEHPRRPVDTYGRAKTAAEQVAEEFRRRGLCVPVLRPKTFLGPGRMGLFAMLFEWAHEGRHFPILGRGDVRIQMCDVEDLVTCLLTVLRAEATVADDTFNVAAEHFGTLREDFQAVLDAAGHGRRVVSVPARPALFALRLLGRARLSPVYDRLLHKLLADSYVSTEKARRLLGFTPRHSNADALVRTFEWWRAHRSGGDAPQTGRTSREPWSQGALRLAKAFF; encoded by the coding sequence ATGGTAGGCGAGGACGACACCGTCGTGGTCACCGGCGCGAGCGGCATGCTCGGCGGCGTCGTCGTCCGGCGGCTACGGGAGCAGGGCGTCGGGGTGCACGCGGTCGACCTGCGGCCCCCCGCCGACCCGACCGTCACCGCCACCGTCGCCGACGTCCGCGACCGGGTGGCGATGACGCGGGCGTGCGCCGGCGCGGCGGCCGTCGTGCACTGCGCCGCCGCCCTGCCCAGCTACGCCCCCGACGAGATCCACTCCGTCATCGTCGACGGCACCCGTACCGTCCTCACCGCCGCCCACGCCGCCGGCGTGCCCCGGGTGGTGCACGTCTCCACCACCGCCGTCTACGGGCTGCCCACCCAGGTGCCCACCCCCGAGGAGCACCCCCGGCGACCGGTCGACACCTACGGACGTGCCAAGACCGCCGCCGAACAGGTCGCCGAGGAGTTCCGGCGACGCGGGCTCTGCGTGCCGGTGCTGCGGCCGAAGACGTTCCTCGGCCCCGGCCGGATGGGCCTCTTCGCGATGCTGTTCGAGTGGGCCCACGAGGGGCGGCACTTCCCCATCCTCGGCCGGGGCGACGTCCGCATCCAGATGTGCGACGTGGAGGACCTCGTCACCTGCCTGCTGACCGTCCTGCGCGCCGAGGCCACCGTCGCCGACGACACCTTCAACGTCGCCGCCGAACACTTCGGCACGCTCCGCGAGGACTTCCAGGCCGTCCTCGACGCCGCCGGGCACGGACGACGCGTCGTCTCCGTCCCCGCCCGACCCGCCCTGTTCGCCCTGCGACTGCTCGGTCGCGCCCGGCTCTCCCCGGTCTACGACCGGCTGCTCCACAAACTGCTCGCCGACTCGTACGTCAGCACCGAGAAGGCCCGGCGGCTGCTGGGCTTCACCCCCCGCCACTCCAACGCCGACGCGCTGGTGCGCACCTTCGAGTGGTGGCGGGCGCACCGGAGCGGCGGCGATGCCCCGCAGACCGGACGGACCAGCCGGGAACCCTGGTCGCAGGGGGCCCTGCGCCTGGCGAAGGCGTTCTTCTGA
- a CDS encoding UbiA prenyltransferase family protein codes for MNPAIRTGPAVHAAGPHPTDARPHPATGDASRRPAGLAGSLVHLARPGQWPKNVLVVSVPLLDPQAWTRSGMGGLVWAVTAFTLGSVLVYVLNDLVDRRRDADNPARWHRPIAAGLLTPRAAVLFAAGVAILLVAVLTLVTVAVAWPVVAYLLLNLGYSLGLKHVPLLDVFLVASGFALRLIQGHLATGTTVPGWLLTAVFTLCLLLTLGKRRQELRATGGGHRPALRGYTVALTDQLMQLSAALTAGSYLLYLRDEAPLGGYGPTATVLLTPLAIFGLFRYLQLVLVRDAGGNPVRTLVRDPALVTNSALWAVLSGVLLLAARSQG; via the coding sequence ATGAACCCGGCCATCCGCACCGGTCCGGCGGTCCACGCCGCCGGACCGCACCCCACCGACGCCCGGCCGCACCCGGCCACCGGCGACGCGTCCCGGCGCCCCGCCGGCCTGGCCGGCAGCCTGGTCCACCTGGCCCGTCCCGGTCAGTGGCCGAAGAACGTCCTGGTCGTCTCGGTGCCCCTGCTCGACCCCCAGGCGTGGACCCGCTCGGGCATGGGCGGCCTGGTCTGGGCGGTCACCGCGTTCACCCTCGGCTCCGTACTGGTCTACGTCCTCAACGACCTGGTCGACCGGCGGCGCGACGCGGACAACCCGGCACGCTGGCACCGGCCGATCGCCGCCGGCCTGCTCACCCCACGCGCGGCGGTCCTCTTCGCCGCCGGGGTGGCGATCCTGCTGGTCGCGGTGCTCACCCTGGTCACCGTGGCCGTCGCCTGGCCGGTCGTCGCCTACCTGCTGCTCAACCTCGGCTACTCGCTCGGTCTGAAGCACGTGCCGCTGCTGGACGTCTTCCTGGTGGCCAGCGGCTTCGCGCTCCGGCTGATCCAGGGCCACCTGGCCACCGGCACGACCGTCCCGGGGTGGCTGCTCACCGCGGTGTTCACCCTGTGTCTGCTGCTCACCCTCGGCAAGCGCCGGCAGGAGCTACGCGCCACCGGAGGCGGTCACCGGCCGGCCCTGCGCGGCTACACCGTCGCCCTGACCGACCAGCTCATGCAGCTCTCCGCCGCGCTCACCGCCGGCAGCTACCTGCTCTACCTGCGCGACGAGGCGCCGCTGGGCGGGTACGGTCCCACCGCCACGGTGCTGCTCACCCCGCTGGCCATCTTCGGGCTGTTCCGCTACCTGCAACTGGTGCTCGTCCGGGACGCGGGCGGGAACCCGGTCCGTACCCTGGTGCGCGATCCCGCGCTGGTCACCAACTCGGCGCTCTGGGCGGTGCTCTCCGGGGTGCTGCTGCTGGCCGCGCGGAGCCAGGGGTGA
- a CDS encoding helix-turn-helix domain-containing protein, whose product MTDPPRDGTEHPESLGECLRRHRQAANLSLADLARRVNYSRGYLSKVETGRAPGNLALARRCDQALATGGALAALMRHASPAAPPDPAPAGPPARAPASDRPTADRPGAETALPTSAPLPPGLASGVAFMLALDATHGALRRVAGDDLSPPRRYDAANRAVHDAALYVAREQLLVSATVPVVAAGEAAFLRLIAIRDAIRTGAALASPEYHAVYHPFAESLWTFRMALRQAFGQEPVTPALLDRIDWSDRERCADCGAVARR is encoded by the coding sequence GTGACCGACCCGCCCCGCGACGGGACGGAGCACCCCGAAAGTCTCGGCGAGTGCCTGCGACGCCACCGGCAGGCCGCGAACCTCTCCCTGGCCGACCTGGCGAGACGGGTCAACTACAGCCGGGGATACCTCAGCAAGGTGGAGACCGGCCGGGCACCGGGGAACCTCGCGTTGGCCCGGCGGTGTGACCAGGCCCTGGCGACCGGCGGCGCGCTGGCCGCGCTCATGCGGCACGCGTCCCCGGCGGCACCGCCCGATCCGGCTCCCGCCGGTCCACCGGCACGCGCGCCGGCGTCCGACCGCCCGACCGCCGACCGCCCCGGGGCCGAGACCGCCCTGCCGACGTCGGCCCCGCTGCCGCCGGGGCTGGCCAGCGGTGTCGCCTTCATGCTCGCCCTGGACGCCACACACGGCGCCCTCCGCCGGGTCGCCGGCGACGACCTGTCCCCACCGCGCCGGTACGACGCGGCCAACCGGGCGGTCCACGACGCGGCGCTGTACGTCGCCCGCGAGCAGCTGCTCGTCTCGGCGACCGTGCCGGTGGTGGCGGCCGGTGAGGCCGCGTTCCTGCGGCTCATCGCGATCCGGGACGCGATCCGGACGGGCGCCGCTCTCGCCAGCCCGGAGTACCACGCCGTGTACCACCCCTTCGCCGAGTCGCTGTGGACGTTCCGGATGGCCCTGCGGCAGGCATTCGGCCAGGAGCCGGTCACCCCGGCGCTTCTCGACCGGATCGACTGGTCCGATCGGGAACGGTGCGCCGACTGCGGCGCCGTCGCGCGCCGTTGA
- a CDS encoding glycosyltransferase 87 family protein: MRLPPPEVPGPGGRTPGGGTTGVLLLTVAATVGAVGAVQWVAARTGSAWVPGGDLAVYRAAAGAVLDGGSPYEVSLAGYGFAYPPFAALVFTPLPPVGPAVGFWAWTVLSALAVPAVVWLVVDHVAPHRHGPGLLAAGTAVVLPLSPVAGTLLLGNVNLLLMVLVLVDLLRPHRHRGVLVGVAAGIKLTPLVVVGYLLLTGRTRAGVTALVTFLGTIGVGFLLLPGASLTFWGGAGLDGSRTRPPGEEAFGSSVRGAVLHLLPESAHPVWLPLSALVGVAGLAVAVWASRRHEELTGLLVCVVTGLLVSPVTWYTHWVWCVPLLVLLVARRPGGGGRRAIGGLWLVFALPLPWWVVHVLGLVPLTERAWVRPVELLYTLLGAALLVGAATRLRRIGPAEDGPPAARPRPVADGVGRR; the protein is encoded by the coding sequence ATGAGGCTGCCCCCGCCGGAGGTTCCGGGTCCCGGCGGCCGGACGCCCGGCGGTGGCACGACCGGGGTGCTGCTGTTGACCGTCGCCGCGACGGTCGGCGCGGTCGGGGCCGTGCAGTGGGTCGCGGCGCGTACCGGGAGCGCCTGGGTCCCCGGCGGTGACCTCGCGGTCTACCGGGCGGCGGCCGGGGCCGTCCTCGACGGCGGGTCGCCGTACGAGGTGTCCCTCGCCGGGTACGGCTTCGCCTATCCGCCGTTCGCGGCGCTGGTGTTCACCCCGCTGCCGCCCGTCGGTCCGGCGGTCGGGTTCTGGGCCTGGACGGTGCTGTCGGCGCTCGCCGTGCCCGCCGTGGTGTGGCTGGTGGTCGACCATGTCGCCCCGCACCGGCACGGGCCCGGGCTGCTGGCGGCCGGCACCGCGGTCGTCCTGCCGCTGTCACCGGTGGCCGGCACCCTGCTGCTGGGCAACGTGAACCTCCTCCTGATGGTGCTGGTCCTGGTCGACCTGCTGCGGCCGCACCGGCATCGGGGTGTCCTGGTCGGCGTCGCCGCCGGGATCAAGCTGACCCCGCTCGTCGTGGTCGGGTACCTGCTGCTGACCGGCCGGACGAGGGCCGGCGTGACCGCCCTGGTGACCTTCCTCGGCACCATCGGGGTCGGCTTCCTGCTGCTGCCGGGCGCCTCCCTGACCTTCTGGGGCGGGGCCGGGCTGGACGGCTCGCGGACCCGTCCGCCGGGCGAGGAGGCGTTCGGCAGCTCGGTGCGGGGCGCCGTGCTGCACCTCCTGCCGGAGTCCGCGCACCCGGTGTGGCTGCCGTTGAGCGCCCTGGTGGGCGTGGCCGGCCTGGCCGTGGCGGTGTGGGCGAGCCGCCGGCACGAGGAGCTCACCGGACTCCTGGTGTGCGTGGTGACCGGCCTGCTGGTCTCGCCGGTCACCTGGTACACGCACTGGGTCTGGTGCGTGCCGCTGCTGGTGCTGCTCGTCGCGCGTCGGCCCGGTGGCGGCGGGCGGCGGGCGATCGGCGGGCTGTGGCTGGTCTTCGCCCTGCCCCTGCCCTGGTGGGTCGTGCACGTCCTCGGCCTGGTGCCGCTGACCGAGCGGGCCTGGGTCCGGCCGGTCGAGCTGCTCTACACGCTGCTCGGCGCGGCGCTGCTGGTCGGCGCGGCGACCCGACTGCGTCGCATCGGTCCGGCCGAGGATGGCCCACCGGCAGCACGGCCACGCCCGGTGGCCGACGGCGTGGGGAGACGCTGA
- a CDS encoding glycosyltransferase family 2 protein, whose amino-acid sequence MNDAVAVVVPNYNKARTLRACLESIYAQTHQPTEVIVVDDHSTDDSPTITHDFPCTLITQPTNTGPAAARNTGARHTTAPLLFFVDSDTALHPDAITNALHTLHTTPHTGMVQGIYAPHPLYDDGPVERYRVAFEHFWRRETVGRETGALFAATLIPAAVFEEAGGFDERLRDGEDDEFGTRLPARYRIVATDTVLTRHDDVDRLWPMLREQFVRAMAKPSLMARTWRRQRAGAAGARVAMMSPERFRHLDRSARVTLVASALALAAGPLGVAVPSLAWTGPVCAVVVAAANHRFLRFAYRLHGGRFALTAAGIHVLAQLTLVAGLVAGVPRAGYALLREPVPGPRPARVRP is encoded by the coding sequence ATGAACGACGCGGTGGCGGTGGTCGTGCCGAACTACAACAAGGCCCGCACCCTGCGCGCCTGCCTCGAATCCATCTACGCCCAGACCCACCAACCCACCGAAGTCATCGTCGTCGACGACCACTCCACCGACGACTCCCCCACCATCACCCACGACTTCCCCTGCACCCTCATCACCCAACCCACCAACACCGGACCCGCCGCCGCCCGCAACACCGGAGCCCGACACACCACCGCACCCCTACTCTTCTTCGTCGACTCCGACACCGCCCTGCACCCCGACGCCATCACCAACGCCCTCCACACCCTCCACACCACCCCCCACACCGGCATGGTCCAAGGCATCTACGCCCCCCACCCCCTCTACGACGACGGACCCGTCGAGCGCTACCGCGTCGCCTTCGAACACTTCTGGCGACGGGAGACCGTCGGGCGGGAGACCGGGGCGCTCTTCGCCGCCACGCTCATCCCGGCCGCCGTGTTCGAGGAGGCCGGCGGCTTCGACGAGCGGCTGCGCGACGGGGAGGACGACGAGTTCGGCACCCGGCTGCCCGCGCGGTACCGCATCGTGGCGACCGACACCGTGCTCACCCGGCACGACGACGTGGACCGGCTGTGGCCGATGCTGCGGGAGCAGTTCGTCCGGGCGATGGCCAAGCCGTCGCTGATGGCACGGACCTGGCGGCGGCAGCGGGCCGGCGCGGCGGGCGCCCGGGTGGCGATGATGTCGCCGGAACGGTTCCGGCACCTGGACCGGTCCGCCCGGGTGACCCTGGTCGCCTCGGCGCTGGCGCTGGCGGCCGGACCGCTCGGCGTGGCGGTGCCGTCGCTGGCGTGGACCGGGCCGGTGTGCGCCGTGGTGGTGGCCGCCGCCAACCACCGGTTCCTCCGGTTCGCGTACCGGCTGCACGGTGGGCGGTTCGCGCTGACCGCCGCCGGGATCCACGTGCTGGCGCAGCTCACCCTGGTGGCGGGGCTGGTGGCGGGCGTACCGCGCGCCGGGTACGCGCTGCTGCGGGAGCCCGTGCCCGGACCGCGGCCGGCGCGGGTGCGGCCATGA
- a CDS encoding aspartate aminotransferase family protein: protein MTTFGFGRELVERAEGAWVHMRDGSRVLDLSGGVGVLNHGHNHPRILAARARFASERRMEVHKAFFSPYLAALSHNVAELLPGDLNISYFPNSGAEANEGAIKMAYKYHEGRRQTILRADISFHGKTLGAGSLTGSSENHFRFPGLPNIVVYPYGDVAAVRAAVDAARRPDGGCDVYALMVEPYSASSLRCWSESALRELRRLCDDEDIVLIFDEVYTGWGKTGSLFHFMRYDGLLPDVLVYSKSLGGGKASISGYTARERLFRRAYDRLADVILHSTTYYGFGEETATAIEAVNVVVEEDFPGRARRIEEILTAGLERIRAAHPDAVDRVAGVGSLHGVFLNSGPKLLDLAGKLMPGFSRDPNFGTKLVTLSVIAHLYREHKIMTYYSPNVENPLMVAPTLMIEPADLEHFLTALDATLALGLRRLLTGFVKEKVSATW, encoded by the coding sequence ATGACGACGTTCGGTTTCGGCCGGGAGTTGGTGGAACGGGCCGAGGGGGCGTGGGTCCACATGCGGGACGGGAGCCGGGTGCTGGATCTCTCGGGTGGGGTGGGGGTGCTCAACCACGGGCACAACCATCCGCGGATCCTCGCCGCGCGGGCCCGGTTCGCGTCCGAGCGACGGATGGAGGTGCACAAGGCGTTCTTCTCGCCGTACCTGGCGGCGTTGAGTCACAACGTGGCCGAACTGCTGCCGGGGGATCTGAACATCTCCTATTTCCCGAATTCGGGGGCGGAGGCGAACGAGGGCGCCATCAAGATGGCGTACAAGTACCACGAGGGGCGGCGGCAGACGATCCTGCGCGCCGACATCAGTTTCCACGGCAAGACCCTGGGCGCGGGCAGCCTTACCGGGTCGTCGGAGAACCATTTCCGGTTCCCCGGCCTGCCGAACATCGTGGTGTACCCGTACGGCGACGTGGCGGCGGTGCGGGCGGCGGTGGACGCGGCCCGGCGGCCGGACGGCGGATGCGACGTGTACGCGCTGATGGTGGAGCCGTACTCCGCGTCGAGTCTGCGGTGCTGGTCGGAGTCGGCGTTGCGGGAGCTACGGCGACTCTGCGACGACGAGGACATCGTGCTGATCTTCGACGAGGTGTACACCGGGTGGGGCAAGACCGGCAGCCTGTTCCACTTCATGCGCTACGACGGGCTGCTGCCCGACGTTCTGGTCTACTCGAAGTCCCTCGGCGGGGGGAAGGCGTCGATCTCCGGCTACACCGCCCGGGAACGCCTGTTCCGCAGGGCGTACGACCGGCTGGCCGACGTGATCCTGCACAGCACCACCTACTACGGCTTCGGCGAGGAGACCGCCACCGCCATCGAGGCGGTCAACGTGGTGGTCGAGGAGGACTTCCCCGGCCGTGCCCGTCGCATCGAGGAGATCCTCACCGCCGGCCTCGAACGCATCCGCGCCGCGCACCCCGACGCGGTGGACCGGGTCGCCGGGGTGGGCTCCCTGCACGGGGTGTTCCTCAACAGCGGCCCGAAACTCCTCGACCTGGCCGGGAAGCTGATGCCCGGGTTCAGCCGTGACCCGAACTTCGGCACGAAACTGGTCACCCTGTCGGTCATCGCGCACCTGTACCGCGAGCACAAGATCATGACGTACTACAGCCCCAACGTGGAGAACCCCCTCATGGTGGCTCCCACCCTCATGATCGAACCCGCCGACCTGGAACACTTCCTCACCGCCCTGGACGCCACCCTCGCCCTCGGGCTACGCCGGCTGCTCACCGGCTTCGTCAAGGAGAAGGTGAGCGCGACATGGTAG